The Streptomyces sp. P9-A4 genome contains a region encoding:
- a CDS encoding CBM35 domain-containing protein, whose translation MAAGNDGANTPENDDPFGYLYEDGQAAGAQPPQGGGYGYPGPAQAQPGVPRTSYNQVRTVGERQYGQPPQGQQPYVPPQQQAPYGQPQAQYAAPETYGGQPPRQAPQQQHHGGSGRGPNTKGLLIGAVAVVAVVVIAITAAVINNSGGDNKDKQAGGGTAPTAPTTVSEKPSDEPSPDKTPVELPKQEAATLKLGGSASLAKDVPGAEGADGTYVGGFNQVGSSVTWKANMPVDGKYRLTVRYTIPAVDAFATLTVNGKPNSQPIGLKNFIKSSDPNLEKNWQTTWAPVDLKKGENEIKISCETGNQCNVLLDWLEVVQAP comes from the coding sequence ATGGCTGCCGGTAACGACGGCGCGAACACGCCCGAGAACGACGACCCGTTCGGCTACCTGTACGAGGACGGTCAGGCGGCGGGCGCCCAGCCCCCGCAGGGCGGTGGCTACGGCTACCCCGGCCCCGCGCAGGCGCAGCCAGGCGTCCCCCGCACCTCGTACAACCAGGTCAGGACGGTCGGCGAGCGCCAGTACGGGCAGCCGCCGCAGGGTCAGCAGCCCTACGTGCCGCCGCAGCAGCAGGCCCCCTACGGGCAGCCGCAGGCGCAGTACGCCGCCCCCGAGACGTACGGCGGCCAGCCGCCCCGCCAGGCCCCGCAGCAGCAGCACCACGGCGGCTCCGGCCGCGGCCCGAACACCAAGGGTCTGCTGATCGGCGCGGTCGCGGTCGTCGCGGTCGTCGTGATCGCCATCACCGCCGCTGTGATCAACAACTCTGGCGGCGACAACAAGGACAAGCAGGCCGGCGGCGGCACCGCCCCCACCGCGCCCACGACGGTCTCGGAGAAGCCGAGCGACGAGCCGAGCCCCGACAAGACGCCGGTGGAGCTGCCGAAGCAGGAGGCGGCCACCCTGAAGCTGGGCGGTTCCGCGAGCCTCGCCAAGGACGTCCCGGGCGCCGAGGGTGCGGACGGCACGTACGTCGGCGGCTTCAACCAGGTCGGTTCCTCGGTGACGTGGAAGGCGAACATGCCGGTGGACGGCAAGTACCGCCTCACCGTGCGCTACACGATTCCCGCGGTCGACGCCTTCGCCACCCTGACGGTCAACGGGAAGCCGAACTCGCAGCCGATCGGACTGAAGAACTTCATCAAGTCCTCGGACCCGAACCTGGAGAAGAACTGGCAGACCACCTGGGCGCCGGTCGACCTCAAGAAGGGCGAGAACGAGATCAAGATCTCGTGCGAGACGGGCAACCAGTGCAACGTGCTGCTCGACTGGCTGGAAGTCGTCCAGGCCCCGTAG
- a CDS encoding flavin reductase family protein — protein sequence MLQKTPATPPVSDLAIPHAEGVSNDDFRAAMSRLAAGVVLVTAHDPDDGPRGEDVGMTATAFMSVSLDPPLVLVSLRNGSRMDDLLAEVPVWAVSMLGENQRHVAGRFAMKNRVSDRLLFADLPYTRGEESGAPLMDGALAVLECRTESRVVAGDHTLVVGRVLTVDPHSGGGPLMYYQGKYRHLS from the coding sequence GTGCTCCAGAAGACTCCCGCCACTCCCCCCGTGTCCGATCTGGCCATCCCCCATGCTGAGGGGGTGAGCAACGACGACTTCCGGGCGGCGATGTCCCGCCTCGCGGCGGGCGTGGTCCTGGTGACCGCGCACGACCCCGACGACGGCCCGCGTGGCGAGGACGTCGGCATGACGGCGACCGCCTTCATGTCGGTCTCCCTCGACCCGCCGCTGGTCCTGGTCAGCCTCCGCAACGGCTCCCGCATGGACGACCTGCTCGCCGAGGTGCCCGTATGGGCGGTGTCGATGCTCGGCGAGAACCAGCGGCACGTCGCCGGCCGCTTCGCGATGAAGAACCGCGTGAGCGACCGGCTGCTGTTCGCGGACCTGCCGTACACCCGGGGCGAGGAGAGCGGCGCCCCGCTGATGGACGGCGCGCTCGCGGTCCTGGAGTGCCGCACGGAGAGCAGGGTCGTGGCGGGCGACCACACGCTGGTGGTGGGCCGGGTCCTGACCGTCGACCCGCACTCGGGGGGCGGCCCGCTCATGTACTACCAGGGGAAGTACCGGCACCTGTCCTGA
- the cdgB gene encoding diguanylate cyclase CdgB, with the protein METESEPYVRLSTLRQLHQVVADLNTARSLADTLQTVADGVVVGLNYELCCVNLVRPDGDLVVAAFAGSTAAEALITGRVGSRASWERRLSMADSWGDLRFIPHTEGWVLMEDDVPQWHTDGPAPRFEDEWHPHDRLYAPMYASGSGRELLGVISVDRPRNGRHPGPWGQEALQMYASQSAIAISNARLRSNMQRALVRLEREQQALRASEESFRQAFEYAPSGMAIAEMGGDQHGRLLRTNDALCRLLGRPASVMRRYSFADLVHPEDIGTLLRTSAEGGRAELRLGRRDGTYVWVSLRNSVVADTADGPRFLLTHVEDIEERKRHELQLAHRASHDALTGLPNSAELRSRLSARLCERPTAPGPAVEVAYGGYETPGYDSQRDGGYETAGYGTEGYDSQRDGGYDTGTGPGTGHDGGYDPAYDSGDSGRPGHDPAPTAPSGYGGSPYEHAHEHGFGFEPAGVGPYDHHVHTVAPTDGDVDDGTKGLAVLFCDLDGFKSINDRFGHHTGDAVLIEVARRLTTGVRDGDTVARLGGDEFVVLADGLGAADAADLAVRLRNAIIPPIRVDGRAVRVGASFGIGWAECGMTVEEVLNSADQRMYVEKRSRAKVHRRAG; encoded by the coding sequence ATGGAGACCGAGTCGGAGCCGTACGTCCGTCTCTCGACCCTGCGGCAGCTGCATCAGGTCGTGGCGGACCTCAACACCGCGCGCAGCCTGGCCGACACCCTGCAGACCGTCGCCGACGGTGTGGTCGTCGGTCTCAACTACGAGCTGTGCTGCGTCAACCTCGTACGCCCCGACGGTGACCTCGTCGTCGCCGCCTTCGCCGGAAGCACCGCCGCCGAGGCGCTGATCACCGGCCGGGTCGGCTCCCGCGCCTCCTGGGAGCGGCGCCTCTCCATGGCGGACTCCTGGGGCGACCTGCGGTTCATCCCGCACACCGAGGGCTGGGTGCTCATGGAGGACGACGTCCCCCAGTGGCACACCGACGGCCCCGCCCCCCGCTTCGAGGACGAGTGGCACCCCCACGACCGCCTCTACGCCCCCATGTACGCCTCCGGCTCCGGCCGCGAACTCCTCGGCGTCATATCCGTCGACCGCCCGCGCAACGGCCGGCACCCCGGCCCCTGGGGCCAGGAGGCGCTCCAGATGTACGCCTCCCAGTCGGCCATCGCCATCAGCAACGCCCGCCTCCGCTCCAACATGCAGCGCGCCCTCGTCCGGCTGGAGCGCGAGCAGCAGGCCCTCCGCGCCAGCGAGGAGTCCTTCCGGCAGGCCTTCGAGTACGCCCCCTCCGGCATGGCCATCGCCGAGATGGGCGGCGACCAGCACGGCCGTCTCCTCCGTACCAACGACGCCCTGTGCCGGCTCCTCGGCCGGCCCGCCTCCGTCATGCGGCGCTACTCCTTCGCCGACCTCGTCCACCCCGAGGACATAGGGACACTGCTGCGGACCTCCGCCGAGGGCGGCCGGGCCGAGCTGCGGCTCGGGCGGCGTGACGGCACGTACGTGTGGGTGTCCCTCCGTAACTCCGTCGTCGCCGACACCGCCGACGGCCCCCGTTTCCTCCTCACCCACGTCGAGGACATCGAGGAGCGCAAGCGGCACGAGCTCCAGCTCGCCCATCGCGCCTCGCACGACGCCCTGACCGGCCTCCCCAACAGCGCCGAGCTGCGGTCCCGGCTCTCCGCCCGCCTCTGCGAGCGCCCGACGGCGCCCGGCCCCGCCGTCGAGGTCGCGTACGGCGGGTACGAGACGCCGGGGTACGACTCCCAGCGCGACGGCGGGTACGAGACGGCGGGGTACGGCACCGAGGGGTACGACTCCCAGCGCGACGGCGGATACGACACCGGAACCGGCCCCGGCACCGGGCACGACGGCGGCTACGACCCCGCGTACGACTCCGGCGACTCCGGCCGCCCCGGCCACGACCCCGCTCCCACCGCTCCCTCCGGCTACGGCGGCTCCCCGTACGAGCACGCCCACGAGCACGGCTTCGGTTTCGAGCCGGCCGGCGTCGGCCCGTACGACCACCACGTCCACACCGTCGCGCCCACGGACGGCGACGTCGACGACGGCACCAAGGGGCTCGCCGTCCTCTTCTGCGACCTCGACGGCTTCAAGTCGATCAACGACCGCTTCGGGCACCACACCGGCGACGCCGTCCTCATCGAGGTGGCCCGCCGGCTCACCACCGGCGTCCGCGACGGGGACACCGTCGCCCGGCTCGGTGGTGACGAGTTCGTCGTCCTCGCCGACGGCCTCGGCGCGGCCGACGCCGCTGACCTGGCCGTACGCCTCCGCAACGCGATCATTCCGCCCATCCGGGTGGACGGGCGGGCCGTTCGGGTGGGGGCGAGCTTCGGCATCGGATGGGCCGAATGCGGGATGACGGTGGAGGAGGTCCTGAACTCCGCCGACCAACGGATGTACGTGGAGAAGCGCTCCCGTGCCAAGGTCCACCGCCGCGCCGGCTGA